In a genomic window of Streptomyces roseoviridis:
- the mmpB gene encoding morphogenic membrane protein MmpB yields the protein MLWSDPENEPPKELREMQAKLRRASVLLAVAMVLLMFVVGAR from the coding sequence ATGCTCTGGTCCGACCCCGAGAACGAGCCGCCCAAGGAACTGCGCGAGATGCAGGCGAAGCTGCGGCGCGCGAGCGTGCTGCTCGCCGTGGCGATGGTGCTGCTGATGTTCGTGGTCGGCGCACGCTGA